The following proteins are co-located in the Amphiura filiformis unplaced genomic scaffold, Afil_fr2py scaffold_230, whole genome shotgun sequence genome:
- the LOC140145351 gene encoding radial spoke head protein 3 homolog B-like has protein sequence MTTVLPQKSGTYTFASQPRAVPQRKKYRDPAENEINNEDQDAVYGNIMYDRRIVRGNTYAQHTLPATAQPDPIEIQRQQEVRRRKIAAKRAKEQLKPRSPEPVEGRKHIDVQTELYLEELSDRVEEADIECQTDAFLDRPPTPLFIPAKTGMDVATQIYEGDLFDFDIEVKPILEVLVGKTVEQALLEVMEEEELANLRAQQRAFEELRNAEMVETQRLEEQERRHREEKERRMKQQREVLLKEKETAEKIAARAFAQSYLADLVPSVFGTLNDNGYFFDPVERDVENGFMPWIMEQVEAEINRSLLGRTMLDAIIRDVVKQRAAAYFKLEESQSAAERIASAAQSVVDQEEKAEGAAQEKSAEETTEGQGEQEGGDESRPETAPAEPGEGDEGDGDENAED, from the exons ATGACGACTGTTTTACCGCAGAAAAGTGGCACGTACACTTTTGCAAGTCAACCGAGAGCAGTTCCACAGCGAAAGAAATACAGGGATCCGgcagaaaatgaaattaataatga AGATCAGGATGCAGTTTACGGCAATATTATGTATGACAGAAGAATCGTTAGAGGCAACACATATGCACAGCACACATTACCAGCA ACAGCTCAACCAGACCCTATTGAAATTCAGAGGCAACAAGAAGTTAGAAGACGGAAGATCGCTGCCAAGAGAGCTAAGGAGCAGCTGAAGCCTCGCTCACCAGAACCAGTGGAGGGCAGGAAACATATTGATGTACAGACAGAGTTATATCTGGAGGAATTAAGCGACAGGGTTGAAGAAGCGGACATAGAATGTCAGACAGATGCATTCTTAGACAGGCCTCCGACGCCGCTGTTTATCCCAGCAAAGACAGGCATGGATGTAGCAACACAGATCTATGAAGGAgat CTATTTGACTTTGACATAGAAGTAAAACCAATCTTAGAGGTGTTAGTCGGCAAGACGGTGGAGCAAGCTCTGCTGGAGGTAATGGAGGAAGAGGAGTTAGCAAATCTTAGGGCACAACAAAGGGCATTTGAAGAACTCAGAAATGCTGAAATGGTGGAAACACAAAGGCTGGAGGAACAAGAGAGAAGGCATAGAGAAGAAAAG GAAAGGAGAATGAAACAACAGCGAGAAGTCTTATTGAAAGAAAAGGAAACTGCTGAGAAGATCGCTGCTAGGGCGTTTGCACAAAGTTACCTTGCCGATCTGGTACCGTCTGTATTTGGCACACTCAACGATAATGGTTATTTCTTTGATCCAGTAGAACGAGATGTAGAGAATGGTTTCATGCCTTGGATCATGGAACAAGTTGAAGCTGAAATCAACAGGTCATTATTAGGTCGCACTATGTTGGATG CAATTATTAGGGATGTAGTGAAACAGAGAGCAGCAGCATATTTCAAATTAGAGGAATCACAGAGTGCAGCTGAGAGGATAGCATCAGCAGCACAGTCAGTGGTAGACCAAGAGGAGAAGGCAGAGGGCGCTGCACAGGAGAAATCTGCAGAGGAAACGACAGAG GGTCAAGGAGAACAAGAAGGTGGCGATGAAAGTCGACCCGAGACAGCCCCAGCAGAACCAGGAGAAGGAGACGAAGGGGATGGAGACGAAAATGCCGAGGACTAG